The Sneathiella limimaris region GAAACCAGTTTTGGGAGCCACTTTTTCTTCTGTTCTTCTGTACCGTAGTGCATCAGGTAAGGAGCAACGATCTCGGAGTGGAGGTGAAAAGCAGGTCCAGTTGCGCCAACTCTAGCGATTTCTTCACAGAAAATAGCGCTGTAGAGAAAATCTGCACCTGGTCCACCGTATTCTTCTGGAACCGTGCAGCAAAGGAAGCCTGCTTCTCCGGCTTCGCGCCAAACGGATTTTGGAACTTGTCCATCCTTTTCCCATTGGTCATGAAAAGGTGCAATCCGTTCTTCTGCGAACTTTCGGGCGGCTTGCTGAAAAATGCGATGGTCTTCTGTCAGAAGTCTGCGTGTCATTTGGAAACCCTATTTTCTTAATTTACTTTGTGGGATTTTGGGGCGATTTTTGATGATAATTGGTCAATAAGCAACCAAAAAGATAAGCTAGCTTAGTAATTTATTTTCCAATTTGACATTGTTTCCTGAAATTTACGCTATAAAGAATTATTAAGGTGGTAAGGTGTAATTTGTCCTGATTGACTACGGACAGGGGTTTTCGGGTATGACGTCACTTGAGACAACAGTGCAGATTGATAAAGGTTCCGCGGCAAAGGAGCGACTGCTACTTGTTGAGCATTCACCAATATATCTAGCGGTATTGGAAAGTTCACTGCGGGAAGTTTTCTCTGGTGAGATTGATGTTGTTCATCATTTCGATGATCTGGAAGAAAAATTATCCGCAAATCGCGACGACTATTTTTTGGCACTTGTATCTTCTGTTGTTCCAGGAGCAACCGACGGTGAAGCCCTCGAATTTGTTCATAAAAGCGGGATTTCGACGCTTGCGCTTGTAAATTCCTCACAGGTTGACTTAATTGCCCGAGTGAAAACACTGGGGATCGTTGATTATCTTATTAAAGAGAATGTTGGGGATCTCGACCTTGTTCGCCAGGCGGTAAAGCGTTTGGATAATAACAGGCACACAAAAGTGTTGGTCGCCGCAAGCCCGGAAACTTTGCGACAATCGGTTCGATATTCTCTGGAAAAGCATCTTTTTAAGGTGGTTGAGGTGGATAACCCTGATGCTGCTTTGAAAGCGGTTGAAAATAATCCATCCATTCGGTTGGTAATCGCTGGCTTTACCGAAACCGAGATGAAAAATTTTGACTTCATAAAGAAACTTCGGTTGGGGAGAGACCCAGAGGATCTCGCCATTGTTGGAATTGCGCCCAAAGATCATAACCGCTTTGCTGCAGACCTGATCCGTTTTGGCGCTGATGATTTCATTCAGACACCGTTGGATGCGGACGAGTTTGAAACCCGCGTAGCGATGAACATGAACAAAATGGATATGCTGAATGAACTGATGTTCAGAGCAACGACCGATTATCTGACCAAGCTTCCCAATCGGATGTTTTTTATGGACTCAGCGCCAAATTTGTTTGCAAGTGCTCAGCGCGGACAAATTACCATTGATATCGCTATGATCGACATGGATCGGTTTAAGCGGATCAACGATACTTATGGTCATGAGGCCGGTGATG contains the following coding sequences:
- a CDS encoding diguanylate cyclase: MTSLETTVQIDKGSAAKERLLLVEHSPIYLAVLESSLREVFSGEIDVVHHFDDLEEKLSANRDDYFLALVSSVVPGATDGEALEFVHKSGISTLALVNSSQVDLIARVKTLGIVDYLIKENVGDLDLVRQAVKRLDNNRHTKVLVAASPETLRQSVRYSLEKHLFKVVEVDNPDAALKAVENNPSIRLVIAGFTETEMKNFDFIKKLRLGRDPEDLAIVGIAPKDHNRFAADLIRFGADDFIQTPLDADEFETRVAMNMNKMDMLNELMFRATTDYLTKLPNRMFFMDSAPNLFASAQRGQITIDIAMIDMDRFKRINDTYGHEAGDEILAEVANALKSILRNTDILARMGGEEFCLLAVNVDKDHRESFFNSLREAIATLRFNYGGEDVRVTASMGIASELGSSIEDMINRADKGLYQAKKLGRNQCVFVD